The DNA sequence CATTTGGTACTCAGACTTGAAATGTtgaatgcagaaaaaaatggGCTGGAATAAAGATTCAGATCTGAGTGACTTTCGATCAGACCATCTCTGAAATGGCAAGGAAGTTCTGTGTAATGTCAGAAAGGGGATCCAGCCCTGTTACACATCTGGCTACGTAGCCAAAGGCcagtcagagtgcccatgcATTGTTATGAACTACAAATTACAACTATTTGTTAACACAGTCCTGAATTAATACTGAAGATGGATTCGGGCTTATGAAAAGACTGACTACATATAATGACtgttaaaaaattataaatgtaTTAACAGAAAACAGGTCAACTGGTTAACATACAAGCCAAATAAATTTAGAGAATACAGAGGAAGCAGAACGACTGGTAGAAAGCCTAAAAAAAAATTACGGCCAAACTGAGGACCATGGATCGTCCTGATGAGTCCTCAGCTGTTGGTGCGCATCAAATTCCTGCAACTTGTGGCATCAAGAACTGGGTGAGTATTTATGGTAACAGTGACTCAGTCGGGATAATGTGGCACTGTGGTTTCTTTGGGTCCCAGCAGTCATGGTGGAGACAGACCAGCTGTCAGCTGCCACTTGGAGCTAGAGGACCCATCGAGGTGCCTATACCTTACTGCACAATGAGGAAAAATACAAAAAGGATAGATAGTATTATACATTATCAGTAATATACAGGATAAAAGACTAATTTTCAAAGGACAAAGAAGGTTGATTTTATTAACACACAGCTGCAGGAAGTGAATAGTAACTGAATGTTGAGCACCATCGCTAAGTATCTTGGAGGCTAAAGCAAAGTATGAAGGACTTACGCGAGAATGCGAGGTAGCCCTGCCCCGCCCTGTCAGCACCCTACCATGGGCACGACCCCCCCGACTTGACTGCTCTTGGTGGAACTCCAGGTCCTCCAGCCTTTGGGTCAGGGCTAGCTTCTGCTGGATAGCCATACGTAGCAGCAAGTTCAGGgtcttcttctcctcctccgcTGCTGCCAGTTGGCGCTGCAACTCATCCACCTGAGCAACATACTCATCGCATCTAGAGTACAAATATGACAGGGCAAACATGAACAGAAGTGCAGATACATATACCTTTTTCCATACTGATTTATTGTATACCATTCCATATGCATAAACATGGTCACATGATCACCGATCAAACACACATGACCATTACACCAAGAGTTACAAACAGATGCATGTCTTTACTTAGACTGAACAAGATGGTAAAGATTCTTATAAAAATCTCTTCCATTATTCACGCTTACTGTGTGTTCTTAATATGCTTCTGCTATCAACAGCCCAGACCACATGGCAGTCATGCACTCACCGTGTGGCGAACATGGCTCGGAGTGAAGAGAAGGTGGCGGCATCCTCCTTCAAGGTATTCAACTCTTGGCGTAACTTTGTCATGGTCTCTGTCACCATTACCTTCTCAGTCTTATACTTGCTCTTCAGACTAGCCAGGGCCACCTCAGCAGTCTAAGTGGTCAAAAGCTGCACTTCAGGTAGGCAGTGCCCCAGCCAGCAAACCAATCAATCAACAGAACTTCCTTGGATTTGACTTCAGACCTCTGTGACCTATAGCCTTATAATGATTATCTGGCTAAAGCTGTTGTCCCAAAAGTTTCTTTATGATTGTTGACCTTCACAATAACCAATGACTTACCCATAAATGACCTGGGTATAATCATTTGCCTTGACGAAAATCAACATTAAATGAGATACAGAGCATGCAATATCAGCTTCCTTGATAGATAAATCTGACACCATCCCTACAATCTCCACCATCCTGTTTTGTGTCATTATGAGCTACCGGAAGGTCAtacgtcctcatcctcacctgCTTGTTAGCCTTCAGAACAGCCCTCAATGTGGCAATCTGCTCACGCTTGGTGCTCAGCAGAGCCTTGAGCTTGAGCATCTCCTCCATGCAGGCTTCCTGGTCCCAATCTGCTGGCAGACACGCCCCTGACTCTGCTCCCCGTTGACGGGACATCTCAACGGCACGGTCCACAGCTTGCTGGAGATGCTTCAGCTGCTTCCGGATGATAGCACCCAGGTTGCACACATCCGAAGGTTCATTCTGTGAGTTTGAATCAGGTTCTGAGGGCTGGCTGCTGGCCACACCCTGTCTGTAAAAGTCCAGCGTGACGCGGCTTGGGGTCTCATTGTTGGACATACACACATGGTGATAAAGGCTGGCTAGCTCTTCACTGAAGGCCGCCATCTCCTCTTGGGCCACACTGAGGTTACCATGCCACTCTCTCGCCTCCCTGCTCATGCACTCCAGCTCTTGTGACAGATGTGTTGCTTTCTCATGCCCTGAGCGATTACTCTCCTCTAGGCTTGACATCCTCGCTGTCAACATTTGTACCTGGGCCTCCAGCTCGATCCTCTCCTTCTCAAATCGGGCCTGCTCATCCTGGTGTCTGGCCTGCAGTCCCTCCAACTCCTCTCTCAGCTCCCCAATTTCTGCAGCTGCCAGTTGGTACTTGCATGCCAGAATCTCAGGCCCATCAAGGTCCAGGTCATAGTCACTAGTATCCTGCTGATTGTCAAGCTCTACATCAGCTATCTTCTTTTGACTTCTGCTTGCCTGAAGTTTCCTCATGGCACTAAGAGTTTCCTGAAGGCGACACAAATGCTCCTGCTTCTCAGCTAGATCCTGCTGGGTATGTTTGAGCTGAACCTGGGACTCCTGCAGTGAGATCACGAGGGCCCCTTTCTCCCTCTCCACCTGCAGTACACAGGAAACCATTCAGCCCCCTCGTGTTTCCACAGTGACTAACCAGGTATGGCCTATGGAGCGGCGGCTGGCTAAGGACATACCTGCAGGAGCTGCTGGTTCGCCTTCTGGATTTCGGAGATGCTGAGCTCATTCAGTAGCTCATCCACCAAACTTGGGGCAGGATGGAAGCGCCCGTCCTCTACCATTGTGTCTTCAGCACGGCTCGCTGGCGTGCCACAGCTGCTGTCGTGGGCATCAGGTGATTCCTCAGCACTGGCCTTGAGCCCATCTACGGGCAAATTCAGGGAACATGGGGACACAGAACTGGCAACCAGATGCTGGGAAATCTCCTTGCGCAGCGCAGCCTTCTGCTCACGCTCTGAGGAGATTGTCTCCAGAGCCTCAGCCAGCTGCCGCTCAGTGATCTCCTTCAGCCGCATGACACCCTCTAGCTGACCATTCAGAAACTGAAGGTCCTCCTCTAATCTCCGGGTCTCATGCTTCAAGCCCTCGAACTCCACCTAAGAAGAGGTGATAGGCCAGACTAGAAAATTATTATTAGTTATTACTTTACACATGACAAAAGAAATCTTTCGTGGCAACAACATAAAGCACAACTTAACTATCTGAAGGGATTTAGCTTGGAGTAACTTCACAAAAAAATCTGCAAATGCATTTGTAAGAATAGCAGGCAAATGTATCTGCCTTTATACCAATATATTGCATGCTGATACAACAGACTTTAGCTCTCCTGATGCATCTTTAGGACCAAAAGCTTGCAACTCTGCCCATATCCATGCTCACCTGATTCTGCTTAAGGAGCGACACCTGCTTCTGCAGGCAAATGTTCTCCTCCTCTAGCTCTGTGAAATCCTGCTGCAGCCGGCCCTCCCGGGACTTGAATTCCTTGATTTCATCGCGCAGTCGACTGCGCTGCACATCACCCACTTGGTTGACCTGAAGAGAGGGAGAGCAAACCAAGTCTGGGGAGGGTACAACAAGAACAAATGTGGCATTGTGATGATGCAGACATTCCAGTTATGGAATGAAACTTGGAGAAGAACATTGTGCAGTTGTACAAAAGAGAAGGTGTATTTTTAGTCATAGGGAATTATGCTTCTTAAAGAAGTGATGCATTTTAAGGTTACAAAGAATCATGGCAACAAAATGTGGCTATGTActatatacaaaaaaaatgtgacaCAATCCAAACAACTTGGTTCTGAAGGTCAGACGAGTGCATTCCCACAACCTTCCGGCAACACTGGAGGGAGACTACGATATTCACCATGAATAAAGGACAGACTCAGGATTTGCTAAACATAAATATTTCGGTGATATTTACAGTATCAGCTCAGACAAGGCAGGACGGAAATGAGCACAGCTGACTAGATGCCAATAGAGAATTTGAGGCACCCATATGTGGAGAATATCCAGTTCCGGTGACATTTacatcagacttttaaaaaaaatgattgcCTAAATACTAGTATCTGTTGACTTACATCCCATCGAGTAACATCCAATTGTCTTTAtttccaaggtccatagtaagttaTATGCACTGTTTGAGAGACGCCTGACAGCAGACGCAGTAGGACATAAGCAGGTACATTGCTTACTGTAACAAGCGCAACAGAATGGGCAGCACTACATCCCATGATAACATATGTAACCCCTGTCCAAATTAAACCTGCAATAGTGTGTATATAGTAATGTATACGTGATGGATAGCTTCAAAAAGCAGACATGATAGATAAAGTACTTGTACTGCACTATTTCATTACATAAAAAGCAACCTACTGTACAATAAATTATTTCACCGCAGTTTTTATCAGTCTTTCTTTATCAGTCTCAGCTCCCATTGTTTGCTACAGTATGCATCTTTTGATTCTGTAGTGCAAtttgcagtgttggtagtaacgtGTTACTATAATTACACTACTTTCGGCTGTaatgagtaatgtaactaattaccCTTTCAAATCAAATAACGCAATAAAATTTAATGAAAAGCACTGAAATTTAAATGGGTTTGTTATTTGCTACTTTTTTCTTGCATGAAGATATTAATGGACAAGTGCAGCCTATTCCCCTAATATTCTGTTTATGATCTAATGTGATCCGACTTTACGGTGGCTCAATGAAAGGGGTGATATTATAGGTACAGTGATAGGTAAAATTTGACAGTTGTATTGTCTCACACTGTTACAGAACCAACACGACAACAATACAACtacccagagagcacacatgcattggcgcGATATCACAGCAATGcttgaaaaatccatcagtaaAGCATCTCTATGCTGCAAAATCATCGTTACTGAACATTGATATTAAATCCCCCTGATGGTTGTGCAATGCATTTCAACAGCAACACAATATTAACCAGCTCAATATACCATGTTTAACCTACTGCTATTAGGATATATAACCCACAATAGGTTTATACTATATATGTTTATATTCTATACAGTAGGTGTGGGAGCCATTCATAACTTTGGGGTGTATTATGTATTTTGGCCACTGGAGGGTGTATTGCATGGGGTGGTCTGATCACGTGAGGACAGGTGAGTAGGAATGGGTGTTTTCCGCTTGGACGGAGGATGGTGGAGGGAACACGGTTCTAACCGTAGCACCTGTAGGCAGGATGGTATAAACAGCACGCCGCCAGCACATTGTACAGCACAAGTGTTGCAGATTAAAGCAAAAGGTCCTTTTTATGTGAACCAAAGATTTGGAATAAACGGGAACATCACCCAACTGCAGGGACCACTGAAAGCTATGCATTCTGAGGCTTACAGGAAAACCTCTACAATAGGGTAGATTTGTTCTGTTTACCCCACATGAATGCATACAGTTTCTAATTGGAACACAGTCATTTAGCAATGTTACGATCTTAAAGCAATGTCTGGCGACATGTGTGCTGTCTGGGTATGCATTTATAAGAGAGTTGAAATAATCTAAAAGTTACTTTCCCAAGTAACTAAATAATTTTATAGTTAGTTCCGACCAAGACATCTGGCTGGACAAGAGGGGTCTATGAGTGCAGTTGTCAGACTATGATTACACTCGGATATCAGCTGTATCACTCTGCTTTACAGGTGTATCTGAAAAATGCTACATATACCTCATTTCCAGTAACATGGACATGGTGCTGGGCTGGAACTTGTTCTGTGCCTTTTGAGAATCAGCCCACATTTCCAAAAgtttaaaaaattattgtagATGGAAGTGAGAGTaaagtaaaggttcatatgtattcGATTTTGTTGGATGTATTTTGATCCGTTTCAGATTTTAAGTTTATATAATTTAGAAATGAGTGACTAATTGtcattgctgacacaccacagcacacaacaacaaaatgtgttctttgcatttaacccatatgtgacaaagcagggggcagctaattcaacaCCCCAGGagtagtgcttgggggcggtaccttgctcagagtACCTCAGTGGTTCCttactggtcagggattcaaaccagcaatctttcaattacaaatgcACGTCCCcatccattaagccaccacttcTGGCACCGACAATATTAGCAAAACTATATCAGTTATACACTGAATTTTCCAGGTATGTGGAAGGTTTGGACGCAATAGCCCATCCCACTTCGCTAATGTTGAGAGaactatttatttgttttgcatAGGTGCGGAAatcttttaataaataaacaaaatatgctGTACCTTATTACTGTTACCTTATAAATGCTACTTGATGAACTGTTGTATAAAAGCAATAACATACGAGGAGTGTGGTTGTACTCCAATATATCACTGTGATTATCTTTGGCACTCGGCCTCCAGCCTCATGCGTACCACTAAAGCACAGCCATGATTCACTGAAGTACGGCTACAATCCTTCttatatgttattgcttaattatatgcagtaattaataaagtaatgtaattatttttttaattaagtaacTACTAAACGTAATTACTCATTTTCAGTAACTTACAAAACACTAGGAATTTTGTGCCTCTTTTTGTTATGTGTTGTGATTATATAATTATGggtgcggcatggtggtgcggtggttagcactgttgcctcacacctctgggacccgggttcgagtctccgcctgggtcacatgtgtgtggagtttgtatgttccccccatgtccccattggagttgctaaattgcccgtaggtgtgtgtgtgtgaatggtgtgcgagtgtgtcctgcgatgggctggccccccatcctgggttgttccctgcctcgtgcccattgcttccgggataggctccggacccctcgcgacccagtaggataagcggtttggaaaatcatttttttatatatataaaatatacatttgcctttttatatacacatatatatatatatatatatatatatatatatacacatatatatatatatacacatatatatatatatatatatacacatatatatatatatatatacacatatatatatatacatacacatatatatatatacacacacatatatatatatacacacacatatatatatatatatatatatatatatatatatatatatatatatatatatatatatatatatatatatatatatatatatatatatatatatatatatatatatatatatttaaggaTTATTTACTTACATCGTCATTTGCTGTAGAGCACTGTGCATATATTACAGTGCTTAATGTCTTGCCCATCACCTATAACTATCCAAATGCGCTCATATTGACTTACGTGCAGCAGTCCAGGCTCCAAATGTAGATGCAAATCAACAAACACCTGTACTTCCCTGAATATTAGAAAACTTGCGCAGACTAAGTACTGACAAAGAACAGTTTATAACAAAAGACCacagaatattattatttttcccccAGACTTTAATTTTGCAATATGTAGCTACAATCCATGTAACATTTGCGTTAATTCATGGATCAATGAGTTACAAGTGTGTTGACCTTAAGCAGAGCCACAATGGTGAAAATCAGAGATCTGTAATCTAACACTGCTATCTCTTTGCCCGGTGGTCGCTGCTTATAGAAGCCCCTGAGGAAGCACCTGGCAATGCAGACTGAAGGTTAGATTCAGGCCTGGCAGCTCAAGGACATTTCAGATGTGCAAAGCCCTGCCAACTATTAACGCCGCCCAATGCTACTTATTCTTTTATTCCAAAACACCTAATCCTGTGTTGTAAAACTCGTGAGAACTCTTGTGTTTTTAAACTGTTCTGTGTATTTTTAAACTATATAAGGTACTTTAGCATAACATCTGAAATGCTACTAAACACACATACATCATCTAGAATGAAACACCAAGAACTCGTTGAAACAGCAGGTCTTTTGCCTGGATTAGGAAATTCTGGAGGATTCCCTTATTCTGCTCAGTCAACCCTGGAGCAGAAACAAATTCATCACTGGCTGAGTAAGAATAAGGATGGATGAACTTCAACATCTTGCATCTAGTTGTCATGCAGAAACGCCAATAACGCCATATTGCACTTTGCTCACTAGATAACCCATGAACACGACACACCTATCCTCACAGAAAGCCAGCTGCAACTCCAGGAAATGTACACATGCTGTGTTAAGGTATCAAGCTAAAtcaagacacacacatacatggagCTCAGGGTTTCTGACTAACCTCCCTCAAATCCTGGATGACTGCTGCCATACGTTCATTCTCAGCCTGGGTACTGAGGAGTACACTCCGTAGCTGCCTCAGCTCCACCTGGAGGTCCAGCTGGCGTTGCTCAAATAAT is a window from the Brienomyrus brachyistius isolate T26 chromosome 8, BBRACH_0.4, whole genome shotgun sequence genome containing:
- the LOC125746985 gene encoding protein bicaudal D homolog 2-like is translated as MSESEPIWSDATLTDADPRQLRAEIERLNRELGETTHEKMQAAEYGLAVLEEKQELQRRHDDLELEYESVKQELSQLKQAFGHAHSNHRKVTADGENREELLLQETASRQALFEQRQLDLQVELRQLRSVLLSTQAENERMAAVIQDLREVNQVGDVQRSRLRDEIKEFKSREGRLQQDFTELEEENICLQKQVSLLKQNQVEFEGLKHETRRLEEDLQFLNGQLEGVMRLKEITERQLAEALETISSEREQKAALRKEISQHLVASSVSPCSLNLPVDGLKASAEESPDAHDSSCGTPASRAEDTMVEDGRFHPAPSLVDELLNELSISEIQKANQQLLQVEREKGALVISLQESQVQLKHTQQDLAEKQEHLCRLQETLSAMRKLQASRSQKKIADVELDNQQDTSDYDLDLDGPEILACKYQLAAAEIGELREELEGLQARHQDEQARFEKERIELEAQVQMLTARMSSLEESNRSGHEKATHLSQELECMSREAREWHGNLSVAQEEMAAFSEELASLYHHVCMSNNETPSRVTLDFYRQGVASSQPSEPDSNSQNEPSDVCNLGAIIRKQLKHLQQAVDRAVEMSRQRGAESGACLPADWDQEACMEEMLKLKALLSTKREQIATLRAVLKANKQTAEVALASLKSKYKTEKVMVTETMTKLRQELNTLKEDAATFSSLRAMFATRCDEYVAQVDELQRQLAAAEEEKKTLNLLLRMAIQQKLALTQRLEDLEFHQEQSSRGGRAHGRVLTGRGRATSHSR